The following proteins come from a genomic window of Astatotilapia calliptera chromosome 11, fAstCal1.2, whole genome shotgun sequence:
- the LOC113031813 gene encoding uncharacterized protein K02A2.6-like, with the protein MSGGVGQMDVFDNGTEDWTTYVERVEQYCRANKVEDERKVAVLLSVMGAKTYNLLRSLITPIKPADKSFKEITEVLQKHFQPKPLVIAERFRFHKRNQLKNESTSEYIAELRRLSEHCQFGEGLSDALRDRFVCGMNNEGTQKRLLTEDNLTLHRALEIAISMETAAKDAGELQGKGTEPCSVNKIYPQRNNKLPMCFRCGKKSHDAANCWFKEKECLQCNKKGHIQKMCKSKQYDKKKNKMWKRDRKLHEVNESEPTDSEEDLACLELYTMQEKDNDAIWLTPKIQGIELQMELDTGSALSLISYEDYRSKFPNLKLKHTSVKLKTYTGERITPLGKLKVKVEYEKKKCNLELYVLKNGGVPLFGRDWLKHIRLNWKEIKSMRLERGRSANSVDERLKQILNNHAQVFKDGIGTLKNIKAQIILEDNAKPRFHKARPVPYALRPKVEAELQRLEEQGILTKVEWSDWATPIVSVSKKASDSVRICGDFKVSVNPVLRIDQYPLPRIEDIFTAVAGGKHFSKIDLAQAYLQMEVEETSRKYLVINTHKGLYQYNRLVFGIASAPAVWQRAMDQVLQDIPGTQCFLDDIIVTGVDEETHLANLTAVLARLEKYGLRANKNKCEFFKDAIEYCGHKIDRHGLHKTKDKVEAVLKAPEPKNVSQLRSFLGLINYYHKFLPNLSTVLHPLNSLLQQNVKWKWTKNCEEAFNGAKQLITSEEVLTHFDSNLPLRLACDASPYGIGAVLSHKMPDGSERPVAFASRSLNAAERNYAQIDREALSLVWGVKKFNQYLYGRHFTLITDHRPLVSIFNPQKGIPTMAAARLQRWALFLGAHTYTIEFKGTKLHGNADGLSRLPHMQPTEELTDPATVFHVTQMEPLPVTSAQVKRETSRDTILSKVYDFTVNGWPSCTDTQFSAYSTRKDQLSVCQGCVMWGTRVILPPKLRTTVLDSLHIGHLGVVKMKSLARSYVWWPGLDCEIENMAKSCTGCQQTLRQPQTAPVHAWEWPSAPWQRIHIDYAGPFMDQMFLVVVDAHSKWPEIFPVKQATAASTINSLRSLFARTGLPQQLVSDNGRQFTGEEFQCFLRSNGIRHITSAPHHPATNGQAERFIQSFKRSMKASRTEGKPLQQKIDNFLLAYRNATHATTGHTPAMLFMGRNLRSRLDLLKPDIRKNVQDKQSSMVDATRNKTRFFNAGQKVLARDYRDPSQKWQPGTILSRTGPLTYTVDVGANLVWRRHVDQIVDAESHMVPQPPESTSTHQDSEEFALAPPPEVQDLREATDAHTPELTTQSTMESDQIGRRYPERNRRAPQRLNL; encoded by the coding sequence ATGTCAGGAGGCGTTGGACAAATGGACGTTTTCGATAATGGCACAGAGGATTGGACAACATACGTAGAGAGAGTTGAACAGTATTGTCGAGCTAATAAAGTAGAGGACGAGAGGAAAGTTGCTGTGTTACTGAGTGTGATGGGAGCGAAAACATACAACTTGTTGCGCAGCCTCATCACACCGATCAAACCAGCTGACAAAAGTTTCAAGGAGATCACAGAAGTGCTCCAAAAACATTTCCAACCGAAGCCACTGGTTATAGCCGAACGTTTCCGATTTCATAAACGAAATCAACTAAAGAATGAGTCCACATCGGAGTACATCGCGGAACTCCGGCGGCTGTCGGAACACTGTCAGTTCGGGGAGGGGCTGTCAGATGCGCTGAGAGACCGTTTCGTCTGCGGCATGAACAATGAAGGCACACAGAAACGACTTCTCACAGAGGATAACCTCACTTTGCACCGTGCATTAGAGATAGCGATATCGATGGAGACAGCAGCAAAAGATGCCGGAGAGCTTCAGGGAAAAGGCACGGAGCCGTGTTCTGTAAACAAAATATATCCGCAGCGCAATAACAAATTACCGATGTGCTTCAGATGCGGCAAGAAGTCACATGACGCTGCTAATTGCTGGTTTAAAGAGAAAGAATGCCTGCAATGTAACAAAAAGGGGCATATACAGAAAATGTGTAAATCAAAGCAgtatgataaaaagaaaaacaaaatgtggaaaagagacagaaagctgCATGAAGTAAACGAGTCAGAGCCAACTGATTCTGAGGAGGATTTGGCATGCCTGGAACTGTACACAATGCAAGAGAAAGATAACGATGCAATATGGCTCACACCTAAAATACAAGGGATTGAGTTACAGATGGAACTGGACACCGGGTCTGCTCTCTCACTGATTTCATATGAAGATTATAGAAGCAAATTCCCCAATCTGAAACTGAAGCACACCTCGGTGAAACTGAAAACGTACACAGGTGAAAGAATAACTCCTCTGGGAAAACTAAAAGTGAAAGTGGaatatgagaaaaagaaatgcaaccTGGAACTTTATGTTCTGAAAAATGGAGGTGTGCCATTATTTGGGCGTGACTGGTTGAAACACATCCGCCTCAACTGGAAAGAAATAAAGTCAATGAGACTGGAACGAGGCCGGAGTGCAAATTCTGTAGATGAAAGACTGAAACAGATCCTTAATAACCATGCCCAGGTGTTCAAAGATGGAATCGGCACCCTGAAAAATATTAAAGCACAGATCATACTAGAGGACAATGCAAAACCAAGATTCCACAAGGCACGCCCTGTACCTTATGCTCTACGCCCTAAAGTTGAAGCAGAGCTTCAACGCTTGGAAGAGCAAGGAATACTCACCAAGGTGGAATGGTCAGATTGGGCTACACCAATAGTATCAGTAAGCAAGAAAGCAAGTGACAGTGTGAGgatctgtggtgattttaaggTTTCAGTGAACCCAGTTCTCCGCATAGATCAATACCCACTTCCACGGATAGAAGACATATTCACAGCAGTAGCAGGTGGCAAACACTTTTCAAAAATTGACCTTGCCCAGGCTTATCTCCAGATGGAAGTAGAAGAGACATCCAGAAAATATCTGGTAATAAACACTCACAAAGGCCTATATCAGTACAACAGACTGGTATTTGGTATTGCCAGTGCCCCAGCAGTATGGCAACGTGCCATGGATCAGGTCCTACAAGACATTCCAGGAACACAGTGTTTTCTGGATGACATAATCGtcactggtgttgatgaggAGACTCATCTGGCTAACCTAACAGCAGTCCTGGCCAGGCTAGAAAAATATGGACTGagggcaaacaaaaacaaatgtgagtTCTTTAAGGATGCCATTGAGTATTGTGGACACAAGATCGACAGACATGGGCTCCACAAAACCAAGGACAAAGTTGAAGCAGTCCTGAAGGCACCAGAACCTAAAAATGTGAGTCAGCTGCGCTCTTTCTTGGGCTTAATTAATTATTACCACAAGTTTCTACCAAACCTTTCAACAGTTCTGCACCCGCTGAACTCTCTGCTGCAACAAAATGTCAAATGGAAATGGACAAAAAACTGTGAAGAGGCATTTAATGGCGCTAAGCAGCTCATTACATCAGAGGAGGTTCTGACACACTTTGACTCCAATCTACCACTTCGCCTCGCCTGTGATGCCTCACCATATGGCATTGGTGCTGTGCTATCTCACAAAATGCCTGATGGATCGGAACGCCCAGTTGCCTTTGCTTCAAGGTCCCTAAATGCAGCCGAACGCAACTATGCGCAGATAGACAGAGAAGCACTCAGTCTAGTGTGGGGCGTGAAGAAGTTTAATCAGTATTTATATGGGCGACACTTCACCCTGATCACAGACCACCGACCGCTGGTGTCCATCTTTAACCCTCAGAAAGGTATTCCAACCATGGCTGCGGCACGCTTGCAGCGATGGGCCTTGTTCCTAGGTGCACACACCTACACCATTGAGTTCAAAGGGACAAAGTTACATGGAAATGCAGATGGACTTTCACGTCTTCCACACATGCAACCCACTGAAGAACTGACTGATCCAGCTACTGTGTTTCACGTTACACAAATGGAACCCCTACCTGTCACAAGTGCTCAGGTGAAAAGGGAAACGAGCCGAGACACAATCTTGTCCAAAGTATACGATTTTACTGTGAATGGTTGGCCGTCCTGCACTGACACTCAGTTCTCTGCGTACTCCACCCGCAAAGACCAACTATCCGTTTGCCAAGGATGTGTTATGTGGGGAACTCGTGTCATCCTGCCACCCAAACTACGTACAACGGTACTGGACTCACTGCACATTGGACATTTAGGTGTGGTTAAGATGAAATCTCTTGCTAGAAGCTATGTTTGGTGGCCAGGCCTTGACTGTGAAATAGAGAACATGGCAAAATCCTGCACTGGTTGTCAGCAGACGCTGCGTCAACCTCAAACAGCACCTGTACACGCGTGGGAGTGGCCATCCGCTCCATGGCAACGCATCCATATAGACTATGCTGGCCCATTTATGGACCAAATGTTCCTAGTTGTGGTTGATGCTCACTCAAAATGGCCAGAAATCTTCCCCGTAAAGCAAGCAACAGCTGCCAGCACGATCAATAGCCTTCGGTCACTGTTTGCACGCACAGGTCTGCCACAACAGCTCGTAAGTGACAATGGTCGTCAGTTTACTGGAGAGGAGTTCCAGTGTTTCCTTCGGAGTAACGGCATACGACATATCACTTCAGCTCCCCATCATCCTGCAACAAATGGACAAGCCGAACGGTTCATTCAGTCCTTCAAGCGGTCAATGAAAGCCAGTCGCACAGAGGGGAAGCCGCTACAACAGAAAATAGACAATTTCTTACTGGCTTACAGGAACGCCACCCATGCAACAACTGGACACACACCTGCAATGCTCTTCATGGGACGAAATCTGAGATCACGTCTAGATTTGCTGAAACCAGACATTCGCAAGAATGTCCAAGACAAACAGTCTTCCATGGTGGAcgcaacaagaaacaaaactagATTCTTCAATGCCGGACAAAAAGTTCTCGCCAGGGACTACAGAGACCCAAGTCAGAAATGGCAGCCTGGCACGATCCTGTCACGGACCGGACCACTGACATATACTGTAGATGTTGGAGCCAACTTAGTCTGGCGTAGACATGTTGATCAGATTGTAGATGCGGAAAGCCACATGGTTCCACAGCCACCTGAGAGCACATCTACACACCAAGATTCAGAAGAGTTTGCCCTCGCTCCACCACCTGAGGTTCAGGATTTACGTGAAGCTACCGATGCTCACACACCTGAACTTACCACACAGAGCACTATGGAGTCTGACCAAATAGGCAGACGGTACCCTGAGAGAAATCGCAGAGCACCTCAGAGACTGAACTTATAG